A stretch of Usitatibacter palustris DNA encodes these proteins:
- a CDS encoding alpha/beta fold hydrolase, whose product MDIIKYARVTGRGTPLLCLHSSGASSRQWDRLALRLADRFRVIAVDFGGHGKRPGWAANEEPSLQVEAEALRPLLASAPEGMHVVAHSYGAAVALKLALDMPERIRSLAVYEPVLFRLIYDGFVHDRAGEEVVAAGTAICNTFHAGDVEESAYQFVDFWSGAGTFARLDDKQRVKVLERMSAVVDHFHALFNDDTAIEEFRTLRVPTLLMNGTLSPACGRSITRRLALALPSAWRHEFAGLGHLGPITRPDDVNSAIEQFLAGVTARHSLEPARFAFAA is encoded by the coding sequence ATGGACATCATCAAGTACGCCCGCGTCACCGGCCGCGGCACGCCGTTGCTGTGCCTGCACTCGAGCGGCGCGTCGTCGCGCCAATGGGATCGGCTGGCACTTCGCCTGGCCGACCGCTTCCGCGTGATCGCCGTCGATTTCGGCGGTCATGGCAAGCGGCCCGGCTGGGCGGCGAACGAGGAACCGTCGCTGCAGGTCGAAGCCGAGGCGCTGCGGCCGCTGCTCGCTTCCGCGCCGGAGGGCATGCACGTCGTCGCGCATTCGTATGGCGCGGCGGTGGCATTGAAGCTCGCGCTCGATATGCCCGAGCGCATTCGCAGCCTCGCGGTGTACGAGCCCGTCCTGTTCCGGTTGATCTACGACGGGTTTGTGCACGATCGCGCGGGCGAAGAGGTCGTGGCGGCCGGCACCGCCATCTGCAATACCTTCCACGCGGGCGACGTCGAGGAGTCGGCGTACCAGTTCGTCGATTTCTGGTCGGGCGCCGGCACGTTCGCGCGGCTCGACGACAAGCAGCGCGTGAAGGTGCTCGAGCGCATGTCCGCGGTCGTCGACCACTTCCATGCGCTCTTCAACGACGACACGGCCATCGAGGAATTCAGGACGCTGCGGGTTCCGACGCTGCTCATGAACGGCACGCTGTCACCGGCGTGCGGCCGTTCGATCACGCGACGCCTTGCCCTTGCGCTGCCGAGTGCCTGGCGCCACGAGTTCGCGGGACTCGGCCACCTCGGCCCGATCACGCGGCCCGACGACGTGAACAGCGCGATCGAGCAGTTCCTCGCCGGCGTGACCGCGCGCCACAGCCTGGAACCGGCGAGGTTCGCCTTCGCGGCCTAG
- a CDS encoding response regulator: MADVARVLIVEDDEGVREILVEYLTDQGFAVDHADGGEAMRAAIERAMPDVVLLDVNLPGEDGLTLARHLRERYDVGIIMVTGASDVVDRIVGLEVGADDYIAKPFDPRELKARLKSVLRRVQNKSVPTETVAAAPKQGAPVGAARIAMGRCQLDIARRLLLDAEGVEVPLTAMEFDLLRAFADHPNQVLSRDQLLTMTRNREWEPFDRSIDIRIARVRKKLGDESVIRTVRGAGYMYVP, translated from the coding sequence ATGGCGGACGTGGCGAGGGTGCTCATCGTCGAGGACGACGAAGGCGTGCGCGAGATCCTGGTCGAGTACCTGACCGACCAGGGCTTCGCCGTGGATCACGCCGACGGCGGCGAGGCCATGCGCGCCGCGATCGAGCGCGCCATGCCCGACGTGGTGCTCCTCGACGTGAACCTCCCCGGCGAAGACGGCCTGACACTCGCTCGTCATCTGCGCGAAAGATATGACGTTGGAATCATCATGGTCACGGGCGCTTCCGACGTGGTCGACCGCATCGTGGGCCTCGAGGTGGGCGCGGACGACTACATCGCCAAGCCCTTCGACCCGCGCGAGCTGAAGGCACGGTTGAAGAGCGTGCTGCGCCGCGTGCAGAACAAGTCCGTTCCCACGGAGACCGTGGCCGCTGCTCCGAAACAGGGCGCGCCTGTGGGCGCGGCGCGCATCGCGATGGGGCGTTGCCAGCTCGACATCGCGCGCCGCCTGTTGCTCGATGCAGAAGGTGTCGAAGTGCCGCTCACCGCGATGGAGTTCGATCTGCTGAGGGCCTTCGCCGACCACCCCAACCAGGTGCTCTCGCGCGACCAGCTCCTCACGATGACGCGCAACCGCGAGTGGGAGCCCTTCGACCGCTCCATCGACATCCGCATCGCCCGCGTGCGCAAGAAGCTCGGCGACGAAAGCGTGATCCGCACGGTGCGCGGCGCGGGGTATATGTACGTTCCTTAG
- a CDS encoding PAS domain-containing hybrid sensor histidine kinase/response regulator, with product MDRDNEGVTPRELTRDGEAYRFLMSETEEAVYFYTDTIEDCNEATCRLYELPREQLIGHSPLEWSPTLQADGALSAVLGTERFKRAFAGETQWFRWHYRKGDGRTSEAIVHIELVRVDGRRRLLVRARDLLVLERADHAIAETETRFQQILDHTPVIAFVKDVAGRYVFINREHERLLKRPRAEVIGHAPEDIYPPAVAQALRLNDQRVLSEGHAIEFEESVPVGDELRTYLSVKFPIVDRSGTAVAVGSISTDITARKHADEALRSAAIAVSTAEGDRIFEDLVRSMAAVLAVDVVFIAVPSTHTPGRMRTLAVIANGKIVDNVEYTLANTPCADVFGHEFLMIESGLERKYGGEPLFPGLRSAGYAGFPLVDAAGRSLGLISLLSSVPLKDPALIESMTKIYAVRAAAEIERSRSQAALRASEASHRAIFESTEDAIFVHDYETGAIVDVNAKACSAYGYSREEMLNVSIADLSSGKGPYTGENALRHVERAKTGEVQRFEWRRRNKDGSLHWDEVVLKKTAINGVPRILAFSREITARKLAEEGMRQAQKMEAIGHLTGGIAHDFNNILASIMGNIVLATDRETTAGDARLTRYLDQAMLAAKKARDLIGQMLTYSRGRRGQPRPFALGSLLRQSSQLLRSSLPATIDYTTQIADDVPPALIDPVQMEQVVFNLCINARDAMRSNGAIRAGVLFAGPIQAHCASCRQPFAGEFIELFVADSGPGIDPAVIERIFEPFFTTKEVGKGSGMGLSTVHGIVHEHGGHVVIETGLDQGTRFRVFVPPLAGGGAAAMDQTMPGFAPRRLPKTRLEGHVLVVDDEPAVVEVMRDLLEGWGLKVTVAPDGRGALALFSAEPGDFDLILTDHTMPRMTGIELAREATKLRPKLPIIMCTGYGGDVPLAKSTEAGIIARLAKPVEPEELLLALTLHLPDHR from the coding sequence ATGGATCGCGACAACGAAGGCGTTACGCCCCGCGAACTCACGCGTGATGGCGAGGCCTACCGTTTCCTCATGAGTGAAACGGAGGAGGCGGTCTACTTCTATACGGACACGATCGAGGATTGCAACGAGGCTACCTGCCGCCTGTACGAGCTGCCGCGCGAGCAACTGATCGGTCACTCGCCGCTGGAATGGTCGCCCACCCTGCAGGCCGACGGCGCGCTTTCGGCCGTCCTCGGCACCGAGCGTTTCAAGCGCGCCTTCGCGGGCGAGACGCAGTGGTTCCGCTGGCACTACCGCAAGGGTGACGGCCGCACCTCGGAGGCCATCGTCCACATCGAGCTCGTTCGCGTGGATGGCCGGCGGCGCCTGCTCGTGCGCGCGCGTGACCTCCTGGTGCTCGAGCGCGCGGACCACGCGATCGCCGAAACCGAGACGCGCTTCCAGCAGATCCTCGACCACACGCCGGTCATCGCCTTCGTGAAGGACGTCGCGGGGCGCTACGTGTTCATCAATCGCGAGCACGAGCGGCTGCTCAAGCGGCCGCGTGCCGAGGTGATCGGCCACGCGCCCGAGGACATCTATCCGCCGGCCGTGGCGCAGGCGCTGCGCCTGAACGACCAGCGCGTGCTTTCCGAGGGTCACGCCATCGAGTTCGAGGAGTCGGTGCCGGTCGGCGACGAGCTGCGCACGTACCTCTCTGTGAAGTTTCCCATCGTCGATCGCTCCGGCACGGCGGTGGCCGTCGGCAGCATTTCCACGGACATCACGGCGCGCAAGCACGCCGACGAAGCGCTGCGCAGCGCCGCGATCGCGGTTTCCACCGCGGAAGGCGATCGCATCTTCGAGGATCTCGTACGCTCGATGGCGGCTGTGCTCGCGGTGGACGTCGTCTTCATCGCGGTGCCCAGCACGCACACGCCGGGCCGCATGCGCACGCTGGCGGTCATCGCCAACGGCAAGATCGTCGATAACGTCGAGTACACGCTGGCGAACACGCCTTGCGCGGACGTGTTCGGCCACGAGTTCCTGATGATCGAATCGGGTCTCGAGCGGAAATATGGCGGCGAGCCGCTCTTCCCGGGCCTGCGATCCGCGGGCTACGCGGGTTTCCCGCTCGTCGATGCCGCGGGCCGGTCGCTGGGACTCATCAGCCTGCTTTCCTCCGTGCCGCTGAAGGACCCGGCGCTGATCGAGTCGATGACGAAGATCTACGCCGTGCGCGCCGCGGCCGAGATCGAGCGCTCGCGCTCGCAAGCAGCCCTGCGCGCCTCGGAAGCGAGCCACCGCGCCATCTTCGAGAGCACCGAAGACGCGATCTTCGTGCATGACTACGAGACCGGCGCCATCGTCGACGTGAACGCGAAGGCCTGCAGCGCCTACGGTTACTCGCGCGAGGAGATGCTGAATGTTTCCATCGCCGACCTGAGCTCGGGCAAGGGCCCGTACACGGGCGAGAACGCGCTGCGCCACGTCGAGCGCGCGAAGACGGGCGAAGTGCAGCGCTTCGAATGGCGCCGTCGCAACAAGGACGGCAGCCTCCACTGGGACGAGGTCGTGCTCAAGAAGACGGCGATCAACGGCGTGCCGCGCATCCTCGCATTCAGCCGCGAGATCACGGCGCGCAAGCTCGCCGAGGAAGGCATGCGCCAGGCGCAGAAGATGGAAGCCATCGGCCATCTCACGGGCGGCATCGCGCACGACTTCAACAACATCCTCGCGAGCATCATGGGCAACATCGTGCTCGCGACCGACCGCGAGACGACGGCGGGCGACGCGCGGCTCACGCGCTACCTCGACCAGGCAATGCTCGCCGCGAAGAAAGCCCGTGACCTCATCGGCCAGATGCTCACCTACAGCCGGGGCCGTCGCGGCCAGCCGCGGCCGTTCGCGCTGGGCTCGCTCCTTCGCCAATCGTCACAGTTGCTGCGGTCGTCACTTCCGGCGACGATCGATTACACGACGCAGATCGCCGACGACGTGCCGCCCGCGCTCATCGACCCGGTGCAGATGGAGCAGGTCGTCTTCAACCTCTGCATCAACGCGCGCGATGCGATGCGCTCGAACGGCGCGATCCGCGCGGGCGTCCTCTTTGCCGGGCCGATCCAGGCGCATTGCGCCTCCTGCCGCCAGCCGTTCGCCGGCGAATTCATCGAGCTCTTCGTCGCCGATTCGGGACCGGGCATCGATCCGGCGGTGATCGAACGCATCTTCGAGCCGTTCTTCACGACGAAGGAAGTGGGGAAGGGCAGCGGCATGGGCCTTTCCACGGTGCACGGAATCGTCCATGAGCATGGCGGCCACGTTGTCATCGAAACCGGCCTCGACCAGGGCACGCGCTTCCGCGTCTTCGTGCCGCCGCTTGCGGGAGGCGGTGCGGCCGCCATGGACCAAACGATGCCCGGCTTCGCGCCGCGCCGCCTGCCGAAGACGCGCCTCGAGGGCCACGTGCTGGTGGTCGATGACGAGCCCGCGGTGGTCGAGGTGATGCGTGACCTCCTCGAAGGCTGGGGATTGAAGGTGACGGTCGCGCCCGATGGCCGTGGCGCGCTGGCACTCTTTTCCGCGGAGCCGGGGGACTTCGACCTGATCCTCACCGATCACACGATGCCGCGCATGACGGGCATCGAGCTCGCGCGCGAAGCCACGAAGCTGCGCCCGAAGTTGCCGATCATCATGTGCACGGGCTATGGCGGCGACGTGCCGCTCGCGAAATCGACCGAGGCCGGCATCATCGCGCGCCTCGCGAAACCCGTGGAGCCCGAAGAGCTGCTCCTCGCGCTAACCCTGCACTTGCCGGATCACCGCTGA
- a CDS encoding alpha/beta family hydrolase, with amino-acid sequence MTPTKLRIVTGEERVSGLLTSPPKPQAALVLAHGAGAGMVHPFMVKVADGLATRGVATVRYQFPYMEKGSKRPDTPRIAQATVRAAVDEAVQRLGDVPLFAGGKSFGGRMTSQAQSAQPLRLVRGLVFLGFPLHAAGQPSDDRGKHLLDVKVPMLFLQGTRDSLADLTLMKPLVKKLGARAALETFDHADHSFHVPAKSGRNDAEVMEALLDAMAAWMTAQR; translated from the coding sequence ATGACTCCAACAAAACTCAGGATTGTTACCGGAGAAGAGCGCGTCTCGGGGTTGCTCACGTCTCCGCCGAAACCCCAGGCCGCGCTCGTGCTCGCGCACGGTGCCGGCGCAGGCATGGTGCATCCTTTCATGGTCAAGGTTGCCGACGGCCTGGCGACTCGCGGTGTCGCGACAGTGCGCTACCAGTTCCCGTACATGGAGAAGGGCTCGAAGCGGCCCGACACGCCGAGGATCGCGCAGGCGACGGTGCGAGCGGCGGTAGATGAGGCGGTGCAGCGCCTCGGGGACGTGCCACTTTTCGCAGGCGGCAAGTCCTTCGGCGGACGGATGACGTCGCAGGCGCAGTCCGCGCAACCGCTCCGACTGGTTCGCGGACTCGTCTTCCTGGGTTTCCCGCTGCACGCGGCAGGCCAACCTTCGGACGATCGCGGCAAGCACTTGTTGGACGTGAAGGTGCCGATGCTGTTCCTGCAGGGCACGCGCGATTCGCTCGCAGACCTCACGTTGATGAAGCCCTTGGTGAAGAAGCTCGGCGCACGCGCTGCACTCGAGACCTTCGATCACGCCGATCACTCGTTCCACGTCCCGGCGAAATCCGGGCGCAACGATGCGGAAGTGATGGAAGCCCTGCTCGACGCGATGGCCGCGTGGATGACCGCTCAGCGGTGA
- a CDS encoding Coq4 family protein, producing the protein MSAFRAGRVGDAAAYKAAAIGARAYPEIEARLKALADPLPQIDLATLRQLPAGTFGRAYADHMDCKGLRPLVVSPSVAAELAGADILAIRYAVLHDTFHVLLDFDTDLSGELGVWAFVSKQRYSPRFRRAGILARALYTVVAPIKFWQLKAAQACGERMASEAACLIAEPIQTFWNEHLPTLRHRLGIRPVSG; encoded by the coding sequence GTGAGCGCCTTTCGCGCGGGTCGTGTCGGTGATGCCGCCGCGTACAAGGCGGCGGCGATTGGCGCGCGTGCATATCCTGAGATCGAAGCCAGGCTCAAGGCACTTGCCGACCCGCTGCCGCAAATAGACCTTGCTACGTTGCGGCAACTTCCCGCTGGAACGTTCGGGCGTGCTTACGCGGATCATATGGATTGCAAAGGTCTCAGGCCGCTGGTGGTGTCGCCGTCGGTGGCGGCCGAATTGGCGGGCGCGGACATTCTGGCCATCCGGTACGCGGTCCTTCACGACACATTCCACGTGCTGCTGGACTTCGACACGGACCTGAGCGGAGAGCTTGGCGTGTGGGCATTCGTTTCGAAGCAGCGCTACAGCCCGAGGTTCCGGCGTGCAGGCATCTTGGCGCGCGCGCTTTATACCGTGGTGGCGCCGATCAAATTTTGGCAGCTCAAGGCAGCGCAGGCGTGCGGCGAACGGATGGCGAGCGAGGCCGCTTGCCTCATTGCCGAGCCCATTCAGACCTTCTGGAACGAACATTTGCCGACGCTACGTCATCGGCTTGGTATTCGGCCGGTGAGCGGCTGA
- a CDS encoding Tim44 domain-containing protein has protein sequence MKTLLSALAVALTLGLAAPESEAKRLGGGGNLGKQRATPAQNQAAPAQPATPTPSQASPTPAPAAAAAAAKPSFMQRWGGMLAGLGIGVLLASMFGAQMGPIIGMILAVMLGFGILFLLFKLFAGRGNGASPAMAGAPGAASGDRPRFNGIGSTVDGARVEPVNFQSSAPQGSGAAQPRAAVVLPPDVELQPFLRVAKTSFIRLQAANDAGDMADIRDFTTPEVYAEVAMQFKERGAATQKTEVVSVEAQLVDFATEDGFDIASVRFTGLIRENDAANPESFDEIWHVRRKAGDRKDAWLIAGIQQYA, from the coding sequence ATGAAGACCCTCCTCTCGGCACTCGCGGTTGCACTCACCCTGGGGCTGGCTGCGCCCGAATCGGAAGCCAAGCGGCTTGGCGGCGGAGGCAACTTGGGCAAGCAGAGGGCGACGCCGGCCCAGAACCAAGCCGCGCCCGCACAGCCCGCCACGCCAACTCCCAGTCAGGCTTCACCCACGCCGGCCCCCGCAGCTGCCGCGGCGGCCGCGAAGCCGAGCTTCATGCAGCGCTGGGGCGGCATGCTGGCCGGCCTTGGCATCGGCGTATTGCTGGCCTCGATGTTCGGCGCGCAGATGGGCCCGATCATCGGGATGATCCTCGCCGTGATGCTCGGCTTCGGCATCCTCTTCCTGCTCTTCAAGCTCTTTGCTGGCCGCGGCAACGGCGCGAGCCCCGCAATGGCAGGCGCACCGGGCGCTGCGAGCGGTGATCGCCCGCGCTTCAACGGCATCGGCAGCACCGTGGATGGCGCGCGAGTTGAGCCGGTGAATTTCCAGTCGAGTGCTCCGCAGGGTTCGGGTGCCGCCCAGCCCCGCGCCGCGGTCGTGCTGCCCCCCGACGTGGAGCTGCAGCCCTTCCTTCGCGTGGCCAAGACCTCGTTCATCCGCCTGCAAGCGGCCAACGACGCTGGTGACATGGCCGACATCCGCGACTTCACCACCCCGGAGGTGTACGCGGAGGTGGCGATGCAGTTCAAGGAGCGCGGTGCCGCGACGCAGAAGACGGAAGTCGTGAGCGTCGAGGCGCAGCTGGTCGATTTCGCCACCGAGGACGGGTTCGACATCGCGAGCGTGCGTTTCACCGGACTCATCCGGGAGAACGACGCCGCGAACCCCGAATCCTTCGATGAGATCTGGCACGTGCGCCGCAAGGCCGGCGACCGCAAGGACGCCTGGCTCATCGCGGGAATCCAGCAGTACGCGTAG
- the gudD gene encoding glucarate dehydratase — protein sequence MNATSSERTVTGAPRVTEMKVVPVAGHDGMLMNLSGAHGPYFTRNVVILKDSAGNTGVGEVPGGEKIRQTLEDARALVVGRTVGHYNAVLNEVRRRFADRDAGGRGQQTFDLRTTIHAVTAIEAALLDLLGQHLGLPVADLLGEGRQRDRVEVLGYLFFVGDRTRTDLPYRSEPDAKDDWFRLRHEEAMTPESVVRLAEATHARYGFNDFKLKGGVLTGEAEVEAIKALAARFPTARVTLDPNGGWLLKDAIRLCRDLRGVMAYAEDPCGAEDGFSGRETMAEFRRATGLPTATNMIATDWRQLAHAIQLQAVDIPLADPHFWTMQGSVRVGQTCDAWGLTWGSHSNNHFDISLAMFTHVAAAVPGRVTAIDTHWIWQDGQRITKEPFRIANGMLEVPKKPGLGVELDMAQLQKAHECYMKNGLGARDDAQAMQYLIPGWKFDNKRPAMVR from the coding sequence ATGAACGCCACCTCCAGCGAACGCACAGTCACCGGCGCCCCGCGCGTCACGGAAATGAAAGTTGTCCCCGTCGCCGGGCACGACGGCATGCTCATGAATCTCTCGGGCGCGCACGGTCCCTACTTCACTCGCAATGTCGTGATCCTCAAGGACAGCGCAGGAAACACCGGTGTCGGTGAAGTTCCAGGCGGCGAAAAAATTCGCCAGACGCTCGAGGACGCGCGGGCGCTGGTGGTCGGCAGGACCGTCGGCCACTACAACGCCGTGTTGAATGAAGTGCGGCGCCGTTTCGCCGATCGCGATGCGGGTGGCCGCGGCCAGCAGACGTTCGATCTGCGCACCACGATCCACGCCGTGACCGCGATCGAAGCCGCCCTCCTCGACCTCCTGGGCCAGCATCTCGGCCTGCCGGTTGCGGATCTTCTCGGTGAAGGCCGCCAGCGCGATCGCGTCGAGGTGCTTGGCTACCTCTTCTTCGTCGGCGATCGCACGCGCACGGATCTTCCGTATCGCAGCGAGCCTGATGCAAAGGACGATTGGTTCCGACTGCGGCACGAGGAGGCCATGACGCCGGAGAGCGTCGTGCGTCTTGCCGAGGCCACTCACGCGCGCTACGGCTTCAACGATTTCAAGTTGAAGGGCGGCGTGCTCACCGGTGAGGCCGAGGTCGAGGCGATCAAGGCCCTCGCCGCCCGCTTCCCCACCGCGCGCGTGACGCTCGATCCCAACGGCGGCTGGCTACTCAAGGACGCGATTCGCCTGTGCCGCGATCTGCGCGGCGTGATGGCGTACGCGGAAGATCCCTGCGGCGCGGAAGATGGATTCTCGGGACGCGAGACCATGGCGGAGTTCCGCCGCGCGACGGGACTCCCGACCGCCACCAACATGATCGCGACGGACTGGCGCCAGCTCGCGCACGCGATCCAGTTGCAAGCGGTCGATATTCCCCTCGCCGACCCGCACTTCTGGACGATGCAGGGCTCGGTGCGCGTGGGCCAAACCTGCGATGCGTGGGGCCTCACGTGGGGCTCGCACTCGAACAACCACTTCGACATCTCGCTCGCGATGTTCACGCACGTCGCCGCGGCCGTGCCCGGACGCGTGACCGCGATCGACACGCACTGGATCTGGCAGGACGGGCAGCGCATCACGAAGGAGCCGTTCAGGATCGCGAACGGCATGCTCGAGGTGCCGAAGAAGCCGGGCCTGGGTGTGGAGCTCGACATGGCGCAGCTGCAGAAGGCGCACGAGTGCTACATGAAGAACGGGCTGGGCGCGCGCGACGATGCGCAGGCGATGCAGTACCTGATCCCCGGCTGGAAGTTCGACAACAAGCGTCCTGCCATGGTGCGTTAG
- a CDS encoding MFS transporter produces MLRTTFRSFGGFNYRLWSAGALVSNIGAWMQRTAQDWIVFTELTHHDATAVGFVLALQFGPSLILLPLAGHIADHFDRRRVLIVTQSLQSALALGLGVLTLTGQVELWHVYAFALMLGCVTAIDAPVRQTFVAELVSDANLSNAVALNSTSYQVARMAGPALAGLLIAGVGTGWVFILNFASFSAVIVALLSLRIADLHRHERVMRKDGSLMDGFRYIRGRQDLRVVLTMLFLVAMFVMNFAVYIASMAVTVFGASAGGFGLLSSMLAIGSMAGALASARREKPRAILLLASVALLGVLFAAAAAMPTYLAFGITLIALGWALQTFMVTANSSVQLWTEPHMRGRVMAIYMAILNGCTLFGAPFVGWVANRYGARMSLLVGAAAGLVAAAVGVRYLVRHRGLRVEREGWRLRFTLEQPRIPGP; encoded by the coding sequence TTGCTTCGCACGACTTTCCGTTCGTTCGGCGGCTTCAACTATCGCCTCTGGTCCGCAGGGGCGCTGGTGTCCAACATCGGCGCATGGATGCAGCGCACGGCGCAGGACTGGATCGTGTTCACGGAGCTCACGCACCACGATGCGACCGCCGTGGGCTTCGTGCTGGCCCTGCAGTTCGGTCCGTCGCTGATCCTGCTGCCGCTCGCGGGACACATCGCCGATCATTTCGACCGGCGCCGCGTACTCATCGTCACGCAGTCATTGCAGAGCGCCCTGGCGTTGGGGCTGGGCGTGCTCACGCTGACCGGGCAGGTGGAGTTGTGGCACGTCTACGCCTTCGCCCTGATGCTCGGTTGCGTGACCGCGATCGATGCGCCGGTTCGCCAGACCTTCGTCGCGGAGCTGGTCTCCGACGCCAACCTCTCCAACGCGGTCGCGCTCAACTCCACGTCCTACCAGGTGGCGCGCATGGCGGGCCCCGCGCTCGCGGGGCTGCTCATCGCGGGCGTGGGTACCGGCTGGGTATTCATCCTGAACTTCGCGAGCTTCAGCGCGGTGATCGTCGCCTTGCTCTCGTTGCGAATTGCGGACCTGCACCGGCACGAGCGCGTGATGCGCAAGGACGGCAGCCTGATGGATGGGTTCCGGTATATCCGCGGGCGGCAGGATCTCCGGGTGGTGTTGACGATGCTCTTTCTCGTCGCCATGTTCGTGATGAACTTCGCCGTCTACATCGCGAGCATGGCCGTGACCGTCTTTGGCGCGAGTGCGGGCGGCTTCGGCCTGTTGAGCTCCATGCTCGCCATCGGCTCGATGGCCGGCGCACTTGCCTCGGCCCGGCGCGAAAAGCCGCGCGCCATCCTGCTGCTTGCGAGCGTCGCGCTGTTGGGAGTCCTGTTCGCCGCGGCGGCCGCGATGCCGACCTACCTCGCCTTCGGCATCACGCTCATCGCCCTGGGCTGGGCGCTGCAGACTTTCATGGTGACGGCGAACAGTTCCGTGCAACTGTGGACCGAGCCGCACATGCGCGGGCGCGTGATGGCGATCTACATGGCCATCCTCAACGGCTGCACGCTCTTCGGCGCGCCCTTCGTGGGATGGGTCGCGAATCGCTACGGCGCCCGGATGTCGCTGTTGGTGGGAGCGGCGGCCGGATTGGTTGCGGCGGCGGTTGGTGTCCGGTACCTGGTGCGCCACCGCGGCTTGCGCGTGGAGCGCGAAGGATGGCGGCTGCGATTCACGCTCGAGCAGCCGCGCATTCCGGGGCCTTAG